The Fragaria vesca subsp. vesca linkage group LG2, FraVesHawaii_1.0, whole genome shotgun sequence genome includes a window with the following:
- the LOC101303379 gene encoding uncharacterized protein LOC101303379 has product MGDTEEGNSDMMQRLQSSFGTSSSSILKQPLSMDQLNIPQFSSSQMRSRHFAQSFTGDTSKRMGIPPSHPNHIPPLSPYSQIPVARPINQTMGSQNFSPGPSHSRSLSQPAFFSLDSLPPLSPSPYRDSPSTSMSEVDVSMEDRDASSHSLLPPSPFGRANFSRVGESLPPRKAHRRSNSDIPFGFSTMMQQALPPIAPMRGSGSVDLSMSGTENSGMVKPAQLVKKESSWERAGDNNVEGTGERKSEGEVVDDLFSAYMNLDSIDALNSSGTDDKNGNENREDMDSSRASGTKTNCDSSDNEVESSVNESGGMQRPGLNSLTNMREGIKRSAGGDIAPTTRHFRSVSMDSFMGKLQFGDESPKLPPSPGTRPGQLSPSNSIDTNSNAFSLEFGNGEFSGAEMKKIMANEKLAEIALTDPKRAKRILANRQSAARSKERKMRYISELEHKVQTLQTEATTLSAQLTLLQRDSVGLSNQNNELKFRLQAMEQQAQLRDALNEALTSEVQRLKLATTDLNGESHPSKSMINAQRFQLQQQSPQTQFNIHQQQQQQQQQQQQQQQQQHQTPQQLQENGTTTSKPESDQ; this is encoded by the exons ATGGGTGACACTGAAGAAGGTAATAGTGATATGATGCAAAGGCTTCAATCTTCGTTTGGAACATCTTCATCATCGATTCTGAAACAGCCGTTATCTATGGACCAGCTGAACATACCCCAATTCAGCTCTTCACAAATGCGTTCACGCCATTTTGCACAGAGCTTTACTGGGGATACCAGTAAAAGAATGGGGATACCACCCTCACACCCAAACCACATCCCACCACTTTCACCTTATTCTCAGATCCCGGTTGCCAGGCCAATTAACCAGACAATGGGCTCACAGAATTTTAGTCCAGGACCGAGCCATTCGCGGTCATTGTCGCAACCAGCCTTCTTTTCACTTGATTCACTGCCCCCATTGAGCCCATCCCCCTACCGTGATTCCCCATCCACCTCCATGTCTGAGGTGGATGTGTCAATGGAGGATAGGGATGCAAGTTCACATTCCTTGTTGCCCCCATCGCCATTCGGCAGGGCTAATTTCTCAAGGGTGGGCGAGAGTTTGCCCCCTCGTAAGGCTCATAGGAGGTCTAATAGTGATATACCATTCGGGTTCTCTACAATGATGCAACAAGCTCTACCCCCCATTGCTCCCATGAGGGGTTCGGGTAGTGTGGACCTGTCAATGTCTGGTACAGAAAATTCAGGGATGGTTAAGCCAGCTCAGTTGGTTAAAAAGGAATCTAGTTGGGAAAGAGCTGGCGATAACAATGTGGAAGGGACGGGTGAGAGGAAGTCTGAAGGGGAAGTAGTGGATGATTTGTTTTCCGCATATATGAATTTGGATAGCATTGATGCTTTGAACTCTTCGGGGACTGATGACAAGAATGGTAATGAGAATCGTGAGGATATGGATAGTAGTAGAGCAAGTGGGACCAAGACAAACTGTGACAGCAGTGATAATGAAGTGGAAAGCAGCGTTAATGAAAGTGGAGGAATGCAGAGACCGGGATTGAATTCTTTGACCAATATGAGAGAAGGGATCAAAAGGAGTGCGGGGGGAGATATTGCACCGACCACTCGTCACTTCAGAAGTGTCTCCATGGACAGTTTTATGGGTAAGCTGCAATTTGGTGATGAGTCACCTAAACTACCACCTTCGCCTGGAACTCGGCCAGGACAACTTTCCCCCAGCAATTCAATTGATACAAATTCAAATGCCTTTAGCTTGGAGTTTGGAAATGGTGAGTTCAGTGGGGCTGAAATGAAGAAAATTATGGCTAATGAAAAACTTGCAGAGATTGCATTGACCGATCCAAAGCGTGCAAAAAG GATTTTGGCAAATCGTCAATCAGCAGCCCGATCTAAAGAACGGAAAATGCGCTACATTTCAGAGTTGGAACACAAGGTTCAGACTCTACAGACGGAAGCAACAACACTGTCCGCACAGCTTACACTATTACAA AGAGATTCTGTTGGTCTCAGTAACCAGAATAATGAGTTGAAGTTTCGCCTTCAAGCTATGGAACAACAGGCCCAACTCAGAGATG CTCTAAATGAAGCCCTAACATCAGAGGTCCAACGTTTGAAGCTTGCTACGACAGATCTGAATGGGGAATCTCACCCTTCTAAGAGCATGATTAACGCTCAGAGGTTCCAGCTCCAGCAGCAATCACCTCAGACTCAGTTCAACATACATCAACAACAGCAGCAACAACAACAGCAACAGCAGCAGCAACAACAGCAACAGCATCAAACACCTCAGCAGCTGCAGGAAAATGGCACAACCACCTCGAAGCCCGAGTCAGATCAATAA
- the LOC101297891 gene encoding tRNA-dihydrouridine(47) synthase [NAD(P)(+)]-like, with protein sequence MGDDSPAETGPPQRTPEELVAKSIAPVKKQFLRPAPIRPGSKDQNDAVSEGNAKPPQSSVVKEKKSKRQLKRERREAQKLPLGICPEVAKRGDVTRCPYKDQCRYSHDIEAFKAQKPEDIEGECPFMAVDEPCPYGLSCRFLGTHKDGVADGDVNAHRRSSEMNGLSKNVQKLLWKDKVKFTKADAKLKALGLMGHAKSKLNALLKENGLDVSKNSDVTDRNDCSEFPSNTDDKVESNAEIKEDGRADETFQSDEMELSAEVKEEGGANEKFPSEESRPSKKARCESEEEFVCGEADDGGESALEKVVGQSCTQPEPESAANVEFSENDKSLKTHPREKKLIDFREKLYLAPLTTVGNLPFRRVCKGLGADITCGEMAMCTNLLQGQASEWALLRRHSSEDLFGVQICGSYPDTVARTVELIEQECTVDFIDINMGCPIDIVVNKGAGSALLTKPMRMKGIVQAASGTVDIPITIKVRTAYFEGKNRIDSLIADMGNWGATAVTIHGRSRQQRYSKLADWEYVYQCAKKAPGSLQVLGNGDIFSYVDWNKHKVECPELSSCMIARGALIKPWIVTEIKEQRHWDITSGERFNILKDYVRCGLEHWGSDTKGVETTRRFLLEWLSYTCRYVPVGLLDVIPQRLSWRPPSYFGRDDLETLMGSDSAADWVRLSEMLLGKVPDGFTFAPKHKSNAYDRAENG encoded by the exons ATGGGCGACGACTCTCCCGCCGAAACAGGACCGCCCCAGAGAACGCCGGAGGAGCTCGTAGCCAAGTCCATCGCTCCGGTAAAGAAACAGTTCCTTCGCCCTGCACCCATCAGGCCTGGCTCTAAGGATCAAAACGACGCCGTCTCCGAGGGCAACGCGAAGCCTCCCCAGTCTAGCGTAGTCAAGGAGAAGAAGTCCAAGCGGCAGCTCAAGCGTGAACGGCGCGAG GCACAGAAATTGCCTCTCGGTATCTGTCCAGAGGTAGCAAAGAGAGGAGATGTTACTCGGTGTCCATATAAGGATCAGTGCCGCTACAGCCACGACATAGAAGCCTTTAAAGCTCAG AAACCTGAGGACATAGAGGGAGAGTGTCCTTTTATGGCAGTCGATGAGCCATGTCCTTATGGTCTGTCGTGTAGGTTTTTGGGCACTCATAAAGATGGTGTCGCAGATGGAGATGTGAATGCTCATAGACGAAGCTCTGAGATGAATGGATTAAGCAAAAATGTGCAGAAGCTTTTGTGGAAAGATAAAGTGAAGTTCACCAAGGCAGATGCCAAACTCAAGGCTCTTGGTCTCATG GGGCATGCCAAGTCAAAACTAAATGCCTTGTTAAAGGAGAATGGATTGGATGTTTCCAAGAATTCTGATGTTACTGATAGAAATGACTGTAGTGAATTTCCCAGTAACACAGATGATAAAGTGGAGTCCAACGCTGAGATAAAAGAAGATGGACGTGCCGATGAAACATTTCAATCTGATGAAATGGAATTGTCTGCTGAAGTAAAAGAAGAGGGAGGTGCTAATGAAAAATTTCCATCAGAAGAATCTAGGCCGTCAAAGAAGGCAAGATGTGAAAGTGAAGAGGAGTTTGTCTGTGGTGAAGCAGATGATGGAG GTGAGAGTGCTTTGGAAAAAGTTGTTGGGCAAAGCTGCACGCAACCTGAACCAGAATCTGCAGCTAATGTTGAATTCTCAGAGAATGACAAAAGTTTAAAGACACACCCACGTGAAAAGAAGCTTATTGACTTCAGAGAAAAGTTGTATCTTGCACCTCTGACCACGGTCGGAAATCTTCCATTCCGAAGGGTTTGCAAAGGTTTAGGGGCAGATATAACATGCGGTGAAATGGCAATGTGTACAAATCTTTTGCAG GGTCAAGCATCAGAATGGGCCTTGCTGAGGAGACATTCATCTGAGGATTTGTTTGGAGTTCAGATATGTGGGTCATATCCAGACACTGTAGCACGCACTGTTGAACTTATAGAACAAGAATGTACCGTGGACTTCATTGATATAAATATGGGGTGCCCAATAGATATTGTTGTGAACAAAGGTGCTGGCTCAGCTCTTCTAACAAAACCAATGCGAATGAAAGGCATTGTTCAAGCAGCTTCTGGTACAGTTGACATTCCTATAACTATCAAG GTCCGCACAGCCTATTTTGAGGGAAAGAATCGTATTGACTCACTTATCGCTGACATGGGCAACTGGGGAGCCACTGCAGTAACAATACATGGTCGATCACGACAACAACGCTACAGCAAGCTTGCAGATTGGGAATATGTGTACCAATGCGCTAAAAAAGCCCCTGGTTCTTTGCAAGTCCTTGGAAATGGAGACATATTTTCTTATGTAGATTGGAACAAGCACAAAGTTGAGTGCCCTGAACTGTCTTCATGCATGATTGCTCGAGGAGCGCTAATTAAG CCTTGGATTGTCACAGAAATAAAGGAGCAGAGGCACTGGGACATCACTTCTGGGGAGCGATTTAATATTTTGAAGGATTATGTACGTTGTGGCCTCGAACATTGGGGGTCTGACACAAAAG GTGTCGAGACAACTAGGCGTTTTCTGTTGGAATGGCTCAGCTACACTTGTAGATATGTACCCGTTGGTCTTCTAGATGTCATCCCACAACGACTGAGCTGGCGCCCACCATCTTATTTTGGACGTGATGACCTTGAGACACTAATGGGTTCTGATTCTGCCGCAGACTGG GTTAGGCTGTCTGAGATGTTGCTTGGGAAGGTTCCAGATGGCTTCACATTTGCACCGAAGCATAAATCCAATGCTTATGACCGAGCAGAGAACGGCTAA